A region of Pyxidicoccus parkwaysis DNA encodes the following proteins:
- the gyrA gene encoding DNA gyrase subunit A, translating to MADDTTDKPATPPAPPPPGSAGELIPVNIEDEMRRSYLDYSMSVIIGRALPDVRDGLKPVHRRVLFAMNDLGNTHNRAYKKSARVVGDVIGKYHPHGDASVYDAMVRLAQEWSLRYLLVDGQGNFGSVDGDSPAAMRYTEVRMERLAEDLLADIEKETVDFGPNYDDSLEEPLVLPAKFPNLLVNGSSGIAVGMTTNIPPHNLTEVISGTLHLIDNPDCTVRDLMEFITGPDFPTAAIITGREGIVRAYETGRGQITIRARSEIETSKRADREAIIFTEIPYQVNKARLIEKIAELVREKKLEGISDIRDESDRQGMRIVIELKRDAISQVVLNNLYQMTPLETTFGAVMLAIDGGQPRTLNLKELLDRFIAHRRDVVTRRSRYELRKALARMHIVEGLLVAQDLIDLVVSLIRASKDPDEARWGLMHILSPALYEHARFGNLPRIDYAAAKAQMELLVTRARNEEPSYAGLAHKYEGAGFSEEQAQNILEMRLQRLTGLQREELFRELIDLIRTIARLQDILANERSLLNVIKTELVEIRERYGDKRRTEITGAVDEITSEDLIAEETMVVTLSHTGYVKRSPLSEYRAQKRGGRGKTGAATKEDDFVSKLFVASTHAYLMPITTKGKLYSLKVHQIPSGSRTSRGKAMVNLVQFGEGEKLAQVLVTRDFPENRYVFFVTKKGVVKRTDLSAFANVRSSGIIALGIDEGDELVSVMITDGSKDILLSTATGMSIRFPEAEVRSMGRQAYGVKGITLEDGDEVVGADVVEPETTILTVTENGYGKRTQETEYRQQGRGGKGIIDIKTTERNGKVVGLLQVRDTDEVMLVTNGGMLIRMRVKEISVIGRNTQGVRLIALENEQEKVMAISKLPEGETSEDEETVSPVEGVASAEAGDSAPAEGEASEPVASEETEAPGDDGASGPESPEEG from the coding sequence ATGGCTGACGACACTACCGACAAGCCGGCAACGCCCCCCGCGCCTCCGCCTCCTGGCAGCGCCGGGGAGCTCATTCCCGTGAACATCGAAGACGAGATGCGCCGCTCGTATCTCGACTACTCGATGTCCGTCATCATCGGCCGCGCGCTGCCCGACGTCCGCGACGGCCTCAAGCCCGTGCATCGCCGCGTTCTGTTCGCGATGAACGACCTGGGGAACACCCACAACCGCGCGTACAAGAAGAGCGCCCGCGTCGTCGGCGACGTCATCGGTAAGTACCATCCGCATGGCGACGCATCCGTGTACGACGCCATGGTGCGCCTGGCCCAGGAATGGAGCCTGCGCTACCTGCTCGTGGACGGGCAGGGCAACTTCGGCTCGGTGGACGGCGACTCGCCCGCGGCCATGCGCTACACGGAAGTGCGCATGGAGCGGCTGGCGGAGGACCTGCTGGCGGACATCGAGAAGGAGACCGTCGACTTCGGTCCCAACTACGACGACTCGCTCGAAGAGCCGCTCGTCCTCCCCGCCAAGTTCCCCAACCTCCTGGTCAACGGCAGCAGCGGCATCGCGGTGGGCATGACCACCAACATCCCGCCGCACAACCTGACCGAGGTCATCAGCGGCACGCTGCACCTCATCGACAACCCGGACTGCACCGTCCGGGACCTGATGGAGTTCATCACCGGCCCGGACTTCCCCACCGCCGCCATCATCACCGGCCGCGAGGGCATCGTCCGCGCCTACGAGACGGGGCGCGGGCAAATCACCATCCGCGCGCGCTCGGAGATTGAGACGTCCAAGCGGGCGGACCGTGAGGCCATCATCTTCACGGAGATTCCGTACCAGGTGAACAAGGCGCGGCTCATCGAGAAGATTGCCGAGCTGGTGCGGGAGAAGAAGCTGGAGGGCATCAGCGACATCCGTGACGAGAGCGACCGTCAGGGCATGCGCATCGTCATCGAGCTGAAGCGCGACGCGATTTCGCAGGTGGTGCTCAACAACCTGTACCAGATGACGCCGCTGGAGACGACGTTCGGCGCCGTCATGCTCGCCATCGACGGTGGCCAGCCGCGCACGCTGAACCTGAAGGAATTGCTGGACCGCTTCATCGCCCACCGCCGTGACGTGGTGACGCGCCGCAGCCGCTACGAGCTGCGCAAGGCGCTGGCGCGCATGCACATCGTCGAGGGCCTGCTCGTCGCGCAGGACCTCATCGACCTGGTGGTCAGCCTCATCCGCGCGTCGAAGGACCCGGACGAGGCGCGCTGGGGCCTGATGCACATCCTGTCCCCGGCGCTGTACGAGCACGCGCGCTTCGGCAACCTGCCGCGCATCGACTACGCGGCGGCGAAGGCGCAGATGGAGCTGCTCGTCACGCGCGCGCGCAACGAGGAGCCGTCCTACGCGGGCCTGGCGCACAAGTACGAGGGCGCGGGCTTCAGCGAGGAGCAGGCGCAGAACATCCTCGAGATGCGCCTGCAGCGCCTCACCGGCCTGCAGCGCGAGGAGCTGTTCCGCGAGCTCATCGACCTCATCCGCACCATTGCGCGGCTGCAGGACATCCTCGCCAACGAGCGCAGCCTGCTCAACGTCATCAAGACGGAGCTGGTCGAGATTCGCGAGCGCTACGGCGACAAGCGCCGCACCGAAATCACCGGCGCGGTGGATGAGATTACGAGCGAGGACCTCATCGCCGAGGAGACGATGGTGGTGACGCTCTCGCACACGGGCTACGTGAAGCGCTCGCCGCTCTCCGAGTACCGGGCGCAGAAGCGCGGTGGGCGTGGGAAGACGGGGGCGGCGACGAAGGAGGACGATTTCGTCAGCAAGCTCTTCGTGGCGAGCACCCACGCGTACCTGATGCCCATCACGACGAAGGGCAAGCTGTACTCGCTGAAGGTGCACCAGATTCCGTCGGGCAGCCGCACGTCGCGCGGCAAGGCGATGGTGAACCTGGTGCAGTTCGGCGAGGGCGAGAAGCTGGCGCAGGTGTTGGTGACGCGCGACTTCCCGGAGAACCGGTACGTGTTCTTCGTGACGAAGAAGGGCGTGGTGAAGCGCACGGACCTGAGTGCGTTCGCCAACGTGCGCTCGAGCGGCATCATCGCGCTGGGCATCGACGAGGGGGACGAGCTGGTGTCGGTGATGATTACCGACGGCAGCAAGGACATCCTGCTGTCGACGGCGACGGGCATGAGCATCCGCTTCCCGGAGGCGGAGGTGCGCTCCATGGGGCGTCAGGCCTACGGCGTGAAGGGAATCACGCTGGAGGACGGCGACGAGGTGGTGGGCGCGGACGTGGTGGAGCCGGAGACGACGATTCTCACCGTCACGGAGAACGGCTACGGCAAGCGGACGCAGGAGACCGAGTACCGGCAGCAGGGCCGTGGCGGCAAGGGCATCATCGACATCAAGACCACCGAGCGGAACGGCAAGGTGGTGGGCCTCCTCCAGGTGCGCGACACGGACGAGGTGATGCTGGTCACCAACGGCGGCATGCTCATCCGGATGCGGGTGAAGGAAATCTCCGTCATCGGCCGCAACACGCAGGGCGTGCGGCTGATTGCGCTGGAGAACGAGCAGGAGAAGGTGATGGCCATCTCCAAGCTCCCCGAGGGCGAGACGTCCGAGGACGAGGAGACGGTGTCCCCGGTGGAGGGCGTGGCCTCGGCGGAGGCCGGTGACTCGGCCCCGGCGGAGGGTGAGGCCTCCGAGCCGGTTGCTTCGGAGGAGACGGAGGCGCCGGGGGATGATGGCGCTTCCGGCCCCGAGTCGCCCGAAGAGGGCTGA
- a CDS encoding PAAR-like domain-containing protein has protein sequence MSGKNNTFVNGLTPVTAVSEGKVAGFPDICQTPSPSGPVPIPYSNLARSDSLENGSKSVLIDGAPVCLSDSYLGTSTGNEAGTAGGGIVSGRTKGRAHPVNYSFDVKIEGRSVVRNLDPFTLNDRNTGPFPIMQPQGSPPVAVSVDEVQETQPEERCEYCGKARHELDRKGRVGSNLGSSAVLGRNMLEGRELSTHAWYAGPFSLAAHHLICLEALDDPEWARYCTRFGYHPDRRGNGIFLPMKMALACQLSVPVHRGNHAEGFAYDVHLPYPKAVKKKLKEVADDIEAGKYCSNPEALVRKLDKISAEILSLVAKFTWTLTRDGLDYAPGSNGCAGLKSISDKPSVTPCPQGRRHQMKHAMTGLPLAKRVLEVGE, from the coding sequence ATGTCCGGCAAGAACAACACATTCGTGAATGGCCTGACGCCCGTCACGGCCGTCAGCGAGGGCAAGGTGGCCGGGTTTCCGGACATATGCCAGACGCCTTCGCCCTCGGGGCCCGTGCCCATCCCGTACAGCAACCTCGCTCGGAGCGACAGCCTGGAGAACGGCTCGAAGAGCGTCCTCATCGATGGAGCACCGGTGTGCCTGTCCGACTCATACCTCGGGACGTCCACGGGCAACGAAGCCGGCACGGCGGGCGGAGGCATCGTCTCCGGCAGGACGAAGGGACGCGCGCACCCGGTCAACTACTCATTCGACGTGAAGATTGAAGGAAGGTCCGTGGTCCGCAACCTGGACCCCTTCACGCTGAATGACCGCAACACGGGGCCCTTTCCCATCATGCAGCCGCAGGGCTCGCCGCCCGTGGCCGTGTCGGTGGATGAGGTGCAGGAAACGCAGCCCGAGGAGCGCTGCGAGTACTGCGGCAAGGCCCGGCATGAGCTCGACCGGAAGGGACGCGTGGGGAGCAATCTGGGGAGTTCCGCCGTGCTCGGCCGCAACATGCTGGAGGGACGGGAGCTGTCGACGCATGCCTGGTACGCGGGGCCGTTCTCCCTCGCCGCGCACCACCTCATCTGCCTGGAGGCGCTCGATGACCCAGAGTGGGCCCGCTACTGCACCCGATTCGGCTACCACCCAGACCGGAGGGGCAACGGCATCTTCCTGCCGATGAAGATGGCCCTGGCCTGTCAGCTCTCCGTGCCCGTCCACCGGGGCAACCATGCGGAGGGCTTTGCCTACGACGTGCACCTGCCCTACCCGAAGGCCGTGAAGAAGAAGCTGAAGGAGGTGGCGGATGACATCGAGGCTGGCAAGTACTGCTCCAATCCAGAAGCGCTGGTGCGCAAGCTCGACAAGATCAGCGCGGAAATCCTGTCGTTGGTCGCAAAGTTCACCTGGACGCTCACTCGCGATGGACTGGACTACGCGCCAGGCAGTAACGGGTGCGCGGGGTTGAAGAGCATCAGCGATAAACCTTCAGTGACGCCGTGTCCGCAAGGCCGACGTCACCAGATGAAGCACGCCATGACGGGCCTGCCACTGGCGAAACGCGTTCTCGAAGTGGGGGAGTGA
- a CDS encoding PfkB family carbohydrate kinase, translated as MSPRASCELLVVGNYCHDLLRLGPGQETHALGGSSAYISSVLDAMRVDYAVAAVAGEDFRYADHVRYPPRIIPGTRTTQFIAELGQGERVLRVSARAEPIRPEDITVDARVALACGVMGELLPETLVRVSERARHVVADAQGLLRALDDEGRVLNQRIEETPYARLLERIHVLKASEDEARALDVEQVRKRTCLVITRGAEGCTVLTASERIDVPAFPADEVDPTGAGDCFLAGFALGLLRELPLARCAELANWFGAQAVMQVGVPKLDVSGLPASLR; from the coding sequence ATGAGCCCCCGTGCGTCCTGTGAGTTGCTGGTCGTGGGCAATTACTGTCACGACCTGCTGCGGCTCGGACCGGGCCAGGAGACGCATGCGCTCGGGGGCTCGTCGGCGTACATCTCCTCCGTCCTGGACGCCATGCGGGTGGACTACGCGGTAGCCGCCGTCGCGGGCGAGGACTTCCGCTACGCGGACCACGTCCGGTATCCGCCGCGCATCATCCCGGGCACGCGCACCACGCAGTTCATCGCGGAGCTGGGCCAGGGCGAGCGGGTGCTCCGGGTCAGCGCTCGCGCGGAGCCCATCCGCCCCGAGGACATCACCGTGGACGCGCGCGTGGCGCTGGCCTGCGGCGTCATGGGCGAGCTGCTTCCGGAGACCCTCGTCCGGGTCTCCGAGCGCGCCCGGCACGTGGTGGCGGATGCGCAAGGACTCCTCCGCGCGCTGGACGACGAGGGGCGCGTGCTCAACCAGCGCATCGAGGAGACACCGTACGCGCGGCTCCTGGAGCGCATCCACGTGCTGAAGGCCAGCGAGGACGAGGCACGGGCGCTGGACGTGGAGCAGGTACGGAAGCGCACGTGCCTCGTCATCACGCGGGGCGCCGAGGGTTGCACGGTGCTCACGGCGAGCGAGCGCATCGACGTGCCCGCCTTCCCCGCTGACGAGGTGGACCCCACGGGCGCGGGAGACTGCTTCCTCGCGGGCTTCGCGCTGGGACTGCTGCGGGAGCTGCCGCTGGCCCGGTGCGCGGAGCTGGCGAACTGGTTCGGCGCGCAGGCGGTGATGCAGGTGGGCGTGCCGAAGCTGGACGTGTCCGGGCTGCCCGCCTCGCTTCGCTGA
- a CDS encoding glycoside hydrolase family 2 TIM barrel-domain containing protein, whose amino-acid sequence MNPTRPVLALLWAFVLVPLASARAATAIVKSGDGWQLQVDGKPYVAKGVTFSGSRSVDYEKDCERLAALGVNTLRTWGTGSETRVLLDAAQKHGLKVLVGLWLRQGRPGAESDDSFDYLHDTQGMKKQLADTLTQVRAYKDHPAVLAWGIGNEVLLNSPNDASKEAYARFLEQVVREVKKLDAGHPVISVDAWTLGVPWWMKFTPSLDAYGINVYGGGIHVLPGELQKAGVTKPWLITEFGAQGEWDAPKDANGIPREPTDAEKYDAIVDGWKNALAPHVQAGHCLGLFVFNYSAAFDHTGLWLGMMSGTSTRPAWHAVREAYSGQKPATPLPAITRVTVGEVKREKSGTFAQVAVEAQSSDAAPLEVSFAYNFRGAPTRHEQGEVVRLQASPGPTPGSWLVRMPSVKGPIKLYALAKDRAGNLAAATTSVALPSAP is encoded by the coding sequence ATGAACCCGACCCGCCCTGTCCTCGCGCTCCTGTGGGCGTTCGTCCTCGTTCCCCTGGCCTCCGCTCGCGCCGCCACCGCCATCGTCAAATCCGGTGATGGCTGGCAGCTCCAGGTGGATGGAAAGCCCTACGTCGCCAAGGGTGTCACCTTCAGCGGCAGCCGCTCCGTGGACTACGAGAAGGACTGCGAGCGGCTCGCGGCCCTCGGGGTCAACACGCTCCGCACCTGGGGCACCGGCAGCGAGACACGGGTGCTGCTCGACGCCGCGCAGAAGCACGGGCTCAAGGTGCTCGTGGGGCTCTGGCTGCGGCAGGGCCGCCCCGGTGCCGAGAGCGACGACTCCTTCGACTACCTCCACGACACGCAAGGCATGAAGAAGCAGCTCGCGGACACGCTGACGCAGGTCCGCGCGTACAAGGACCACCCCGCCGTGCTCGCCTGGGGCATCGGCAACGAGGTGCTCCTCAACTCTCCCAATGACGCCTCCAAGGAGGCCTATGCCCGCTTCCTCGAGCAGGTCGTCCGCGAGGTGAAGAAGCTCGACGCAGGCCATCCCGTCATCTCTGTGGATGCGTGGACGCTCGGCGTGCCGTGGTGGATGAAGTTCACCCCGTCGCTCGATGCCTACGGCATCAACGTCTACGGCGGCGGCATCCACGTCCTCCCCGGCGAGCTCCAGAAGGCCGGCGTCACAAAGCCCTGGCTCATCACCGAGTTCGGCGCCCAGGGCGAGTGGGACGCTCCCAAGGACGCCAATGGCATCCCTCGCGAGCCCACGGACGCGGAGAAGTATGACGCCATCGTCGATGGCTGGAAGAACGCGCTCGCCCCGCACGTCCAGGCGGGGCACTGCCTCGGCCTCTTCGTCTTCAACTACAGCGCCGCGTTCGACCACACCGGGCTTTGGCTCGGAATGATGTCGGGCACCTCCACCCGGCCCGCGTGGCACGCGGTGCGCGAGGCGTATTCCGGCCAGAAGCCCGCCACGCCGCTACCTGCCATCACCCGCGTCACCGTGGGCGAGGTGAAGCGCGAGAAGTCCGGCACGTTCGCCCAGGTCGCCGTGGAGGCGCAGAGCTCAGACGCCGCGCCGCTCGAGGTCTCCTTCGCGTACAACTTCCGCGGCGCCCCCACGCGCCACGAGCAGGGCGAGGTGGTGCGCCTCCAGGCCAGCCCCGGTCCCACGCCCGGCTCCTGGCTCGTGCGCATGCCTTCCGTGAAGGGCCCCATCAAGCTCTACGCGCTCGCGAAGGACCGCGCCGGCAACCTCGCGGCCGCAACCACCTCCGTCGCCCTGCCCTCCGCGCCCTGA
- a CDS encoding response regulator translates to MANVLVIDDDRFVLAMVRDILQSAGYAVVTVQTPEEAFNMSVSEISAILCDYNMPGMTGADVLTAMRELQGCNVPFIFLTGHEELDDILPVAIRYGAELLPKPIQPVELIRLLVKQLGTAAA, encoded by the coding sequence ATGGCGAATGTATTGGTAATCGACGACGACCGCTTCGTGCTGGCCATGGTGAGGGACATCCTGCAGAGCGCGGGCTACGCGGTGGTGACGGTGCAGACACCTGAAGAGGCGTTCAACATGAGCGTCTCCGAAATCTCCGCCATCCTCTGCGACTACAACATGCCGGGGATGACGGGCGCGGACGTGCTGACGGCCATGCGCGAGCTGCAGGGCTGCAACGTGCCCTTCATCTTCCTCACCGGCCACGAGGAGCTGGACGACATCCTCCCCGTCGCCATCCGCTACGGCGCGGAGCTGCTGCCCAAGCCGATTCAGCCCGTCGAGCTGATTCGGCTCCTCGTCAAGCAGCTCGGCACCGCGGCGGCCTGA
- a CDS encoding M24 family metallopeptidase, with product MTRARPVVLSALLSSACLWAPLASAASGADIAPPNVSSDAWPRIRKERIQKLLPQAMARANVDAWVLLCRENDNDPLADHVGGENAGGTAAFMFFRQGDKVRSLALSPAGEATALRDVGPMDEVVPLERGTDLYAQVAARLAAAKPARIAVNSSDAVTVADGLSASQRAALEKALSPALRKKLVSSEDVVSEWLSVKLPEEVDILRKAAALTSQLEVEAYRQVVPGKTRDVDVARFLKRRMAESGVDDAWAPDQNPNVQSGPTRGHSHATERVIQPGDFIQTDFGIRVGGRWVTDIQRFAYVLAPGETKPPKEALEKWEKGKKGSRTALAALKPGARGWDVDKAQRDWMREAGSEPVMWGTGHPVGYWAHDVGPALSGAAKDLPAKGQSARVVRPGQVFAFDGFFAWQDGGPDLMRIVSVEEMAVVTETGAEYLIPPQEDLVLIPSPAPSAGPSGPGPSR from the coding sequence ATGACGCGTGCCCGGCCCGTGGTGCTCTCCGCCCTGCTCTCCTCCGCATGCCTGTGGGCTCCGCTCGCGAGCGCCGCCAGTGGCGCGGACATCGCACCTCCGAACGTGTCTTCAGACGCATGGCCGCGCATCCGCAAGGAGCGCATCCAGAAGCTGCTGCCCCAGGCCATGGCGCGCGCCAACGTGGACGCCTGGGTGCTCCTCTGCCGGGAGAACGACAACGACCCGCTGGCGGACCACGTGGGCGGTGAGAACGCGGGCGGCACCGCGGCCTTCATGTTCTTCCGCCAGGGCGACAAGGTCCGCTCGCTCGCCCTCTCCCCCGCGGGCGAGGCCACGGCGCTCAGGGACGTGGGCCCCATGGATGAAGTCGTGCCGCTGGAGCGCGGGACGGACCTCTACGCGCAGGTGGCCGCGCGCCTGGCGGCGGCGAAGCCCGCGCGCATCGCGGTGAATTCTTCAGACGCGGTGACGGTGGCGGACGGGCTCTCCGCGTCGCAGCGCGCGGCGCTGGAGAAGGCGCTGTCGCCCGCGCTGCGAAAGAAGCTGGTGTCCTCCGAGGACGTCGTCTCCGAGTGGCTCTCCGTGAAGCTCCCCGAGGAGGTGGACATCCTCCGCAAGGCCGCCGCGCTGACGTCGCAGCTCGAGGTGGAGGCGTACCGGCAGGTGGTGCCGGGCAAGACACGTGACGTGGATGTTGCGCGCTTCCTCAAGCGGCGCATGGCGGAATCGGGAGTGGACGACGCCTGGGCGCCGGACCAGAACCCCAACGTGCAGAGCGGCCCTACGCGCGGCCACTCGCACGCCACCGAGCGCGTGATTCAGCCCGGAGACTTCATCCAGACGGACTTCGGCATCCGCGTGGGCGGCCGCTGGGTGACGGACATCCAGCGCTTCGCGTACGTGCTGGCCCCGGGCGAGACGAAGCCTCCGAAGGAGGCGCTGGAGAAATGGGAGAAGGGCAAGAAGGGCAGTCGCACGGCGCTCGCGGCGCTGAAGCCCGGTGCGCGCGGGTGGGACGTGGACAAGGCCCAGCGCGACTGGATGCGCGAGGCCGGCTCGGAGCCCGTCATGTGGGGCACCGGCCATCCCGTGGGCTACTGGGCGCACGATGTGGGGCCCGCGCTCTCCGGCGCCGCGAAGGACCTCCCCGCGAAGGGGCAGTCGGCGCGCGTGGTGCGCCCCGGGCAGGTGTTCGCCTTCGACGGCTTCTTCGCGTGGCAGGACGGCGGGCCGGACCTGATGCGCATCGTCTCCGTCGAGGAGATGGCCGTCGTGACGGAGACGGGCGCGGAGTACCTCATCCCACCGCAGGAGGACCTGGTGCTCATCCCCTCGCCCGCTCCGAGCGCGGGGCCGTCCGGACCCGGCCCGTCCCGATGA
- a CDS encoding imm11 family protein, translating into MQKDYFVIESEASNNHPMLQWDQLAGHFRKGVAVKVDEPVRLRLGKPVPRNPVMVDHHELPEPVVSTRLKDLLEPMNLFRVQLVPTDVTVKPDDVRRYWLMHIYNTITCVDRQRSSLSIDEDDGGILGIRKLVLDEEVLRAIPLEQRLVFRLAESTSTNVFHQSVADKVLSLKPEGLRFIPVERWNDGAAFQA; encoded by the coding sequence ATGCAGAAGGACTATTTCGTCATTGAATCCGAGGCCTCGAACAACCACCCGATGCTGCAGTGGGACCAGTTGGCCGGTCACTTCCGCAAGGGCGTTGCCGTCAAGGTGGATGAACCCGTGCGGCTTCGGCTGGGGAAGCCAGTTCCCCGCAACCCGGTCATGGTGGACCATCACGAACTCCCAGAGCCTGTCGTGTCCACGCGGCTCAAGGACCTGCTGGAGCCGATGAACCTCTTCCGGGTGCAGCTCGTTCCGACCGACGTGACGGTGAAGCCAGACGACGTGCGTCGCTACTGGTTGATGCACATCTACAACACCATCACCTGCGTCGACCGGCAGCGTTCATCCCTCTCCATCGACGAGGACGATGGGGGCATCCTGGGTATCCGCAAGCTGGTGCTGGACGAAGAGGTGTTACGGGCCATTCCCCTGGAACAGCGACTCGTCTTCCGTCTCGCGGAATCGACGTCCACCAATGTCTTCCACCAGTCCGTCGCGGACAAGGTGCTCTCCCTCAAACCCGAAGGACTTCGCTTCATCCCCGTGGAGCGCTGGAACGACGGCGCCGCCTTCCAGGCGTGA
- a CDS encoding tetratricopeptide repeat protein, translating into MAKSSSRKSPAKAKKTAARAAPAKAKKPAPRKVVAEVTTPDPTQPRPPVLEAEPVLDTESAAESPRALPAGESSGRVLPFEIDPKRMEEGLRKLQGEVVHWANKGRYTRVRFKFRGKQLLPDLPLAAVVAAEGLTFYWGGILRMLIANVVGGSVFQVELVNDAEKRVQAGKEALLSGDVDQALAHFREAVAMDRDLASAHLNVGVALKLKGDREGALAAFEKAKEKDPEGGIGAEAERLAAPLRPQGSARSA; encoded by the coding sequence ATGGCCAAGAGCTCCTCCCGCAAGTCCCCGGCGAAGGCGAAGAAGACCGCGGCCCGCGCCGCTCCCGCGAAGGCGAAGAAGCCCGCGCCGCGCAAGGTCGTGGCGGAAGTCACCACCCCCGACCCGACGCAGCCGCGCCCGCCCGTCCTGGAGGCCGAGCCCGTCCTCGACACCGAGTCCGCCGCCGAGTCTCCCAGGGCCCTGCCCGCGGGTGAGTCCTCCGGCCGCGTGCTGCCCTTCGAAATCGACCCGAAGCGCATGGAAGAGGGGCTGCGCAAGCTCCAGGGCGAGGTGGTGCATTGGGCCAACAAGGGCCGCTACACCCGCGTCCGCTTCAAGTTCCGCGGCAAGCAACTGCTGCCGGATTTGCCGCTGGCCGCCGTGGTGGCGGCGGAGGGGCTCACCTTCTACTGGGGCGGCATCCTCCGCATGCTCATCGCCAACGTGGTGGGCGGCAGCGTCTTCCAGGTGGAGTTGGTCAACGACGCGGAGAAGCGCGTGCAGGCCGGCAAGGAGGCGCTGCTGTCGGGTGACGTGGACCAGGCGCTGGCCCACTTCCGCGAGGCCGTGGCCATGGACCGTGACCTGGCCTCCGCGCACCTCAACGTGGGCGTGGCGCTGAAGCTGAAGGGCGACCGCGAGGGGGCCCTGGCGGCCTTCGAGAAGGCGAAGGAGAAGGACCCGGAGGGCGGCATCGGCGCCGAGGCCGAACGGCTGGCTGCCCCCCTGCGCCCCCAGGGCTCCGCGCGCTCCGCCTGA